Proteins encoded in a region of the Acidobacteriota bacterium genome:
- a CDS encoding transglycosylase SLT domain-containing protein, producing MKRISKVSLNLSAAVFLFSLFAVFTVSCSAQPAAEADALRQLRELTKGGRMPTEQAVEDIERRFSGTQTGALARLLRARVRFENKDFRGASIVLNSDEFGRLTKLGDYVHWLRARSHQGLGDHAAAMAELERLVTSFPTSLRVADARLLWAESAMAAGRAADVPAFLEPMNRENRSAALLATAKAFEASGKQADANECFTKAFLYGGTSDAGKEAEAKLKTLNIDPLANPTAETLKVRSNRLFAMGASSMAYDSYTRFIEQFPDEVTPEIHLNRISAAARMGNAVNAQAAFDAIPATMPGRDQAYRDLINAYAKSKLWPRARTAADEMRRAYPQSPLTVKAWVEAGYAARDAKNKGEENFFLRTALTAYPQAVEVAGAQFELAWLEHEAGNSARAADMLTEHLARYADRDSANRGRAGYWSARNAERAGRIAEACTLYDALVYRYNANWYGHIGFERLTALRGRGQCQSPANFPADSLVPQAAANLKSITVAPETAGAAELERAAKSEELSSVGLFDWAIEELKEAQKTAQNSPKINLSLAKHHQMKFDNVSALLALAKSYPDYAQMFPEEMGREEWEIFYPHMAWDQIAKWSRARNLDIYKVAGLIRQESVFNPSARSSANAYGLMQLLLPTAQQTARKFGSASPVRSAADLFNPALNIELGTAYMREQLDKYGRVEYMAVAYNAGPGRVVTWRRTLPMEMDEFVEAIPFRETRGYVQGIIRNTAQYRRLYDENGNFKSNVGTRPVRAAIDTKPAAELAREFPEVVLSPGRTAE from the coding sequence ATGAAACGCATAAGTAAAGTAAGCCTCAACCTTTCGGCCGCCGTTTTCCTGTTTTCGCTTTTTGCGGTGTTTACGGTCTCGTGCTCGGCGCAGCCCGCCGCGGAGGCGGACGCTCTTCGCCAGCTCCGCGAGCTGACAAAGGGCGGCCGGATGCCGACCGAACAGGCGGTCGAGGATATCGAGCGCCGTTTTAGCGGGACGCAAACGGGAGCGCTTGCCCGGCTGCTCCGTGCACGAGTGCGGTTTGAGAATAAGGACTTTCGCGGGGCGAGCATCGTGCTCAATTCTGATGAATTCGGGCGTCTGACAAAGCTCGGCGATTACGTGCATTGGCTTCGTGCCCGCTCGCATCAGGGTCTCGGGGACCATGCTGCGGCTATGGCCGAACTCGAACGGCTCGTTACCTCGTTTCCGACCTCGCTTCGCGTCGCCGATGCACGCCTGCTCTGGGCCGAATCGGCAATGGCCGCGGGGCGTGCGGCCGACGTTCCGGCCTTTCTTGAACCGATGAACCGCGAGAACCGATCGGCCGCTTTGCTCGCGACCGCAAAGGCGTTTGAAGCCTCGGGCAAGCAGGCGGACGCTAACGAATGTTTCACCAAGGCATTTCTTTACGGCGGCACTTCGGACGCAGGCAAAGAGGCCGAAGCCAAGCTCAAGACGCTGAACATTGACCCCCTGGCCAATCCGACCGCTGAAACGCTGAAGGTCCGCTCGAACCGTTTGTTCGCGATGGGCGCTTCGTCGATGGCCTATGATTCTTACACCAGATTTATCGAGCAATTTCCCGATGAGGTGACGCCTGAGATCCATCTCAATCGCATCTCGGCCGCCGCCCGAATGGGCAACGCTGTCAATGCACAAGCCGCATTTGACGCGATACCCGCCACGATGCCGGGCCGCGACCAGGCATATCGCGATCTGATCAATGCTTATGCCAAATCGAAGCTCTGGCCGCGGGCTCGCACCGCCGCCGACGAGATGCGGCGAGCCTATCCGCAAAGCCCGCTGACGGTCAAGGCATGGGTCGAGGCCGGCTATGCCGCTCGCGATGCAAAGAACAAAGGCGAGGAGAATTTCTTTCTGCGAACGGCTTTGACGGCCTATCCGCAGGCGGTCGAAGTTGCGGGTGCGCAGTTTGAGCTTGCATGGCTCGAGCACGAGGCCGGCAATAGCGCACGGGCCGCCGATATGCTCACCGAGCATCTCGCCCGCTATGCCGACCGCGATTCCGCTAACCGCGGCCGTGCCGGGTATTGGTCCGCACGAAATGCCGAACGCGCTGGCCGCATCGCCGAGGCATGCACGCTTTACGACGCCCTCGTTTACCGCTACAACGCAAATTGGTACGGCCACATCGGCTTCGAACGCCTGACCGCACTCCGCGGCCGCGGACAGTGCCAATCGCCCGCTAACTTCCCGGCAGATTCGCTCGTCCCGCAGGCGGCAGCAAATCTAAAGAGCATCACCGTTGCCCCCGAAACGGCCGGTGCCGCCGAGCTTGAACGAGCCGCAAAGAGCGAAGAGCTAAGCTCGGTCGGGCTTTTCGATTGGGCGATCGAGGAGCTGAAAGAAGCCCAAAAGACAGCGCAGAATTCGCCGAAGATCAACCTCTCGCTCGCCAAGCATCACCAGATGAAGTTTGATAACGTCTCGGCCTTGCTCGCCCTCGCGAAGAGCTATCCCGATTACGCCCAGATGTTCCCCGAGGAAATGGGCCGCGAGGAGTGGGAGATATTTTACCCGCACATGGCATGGGACCAGATCGCGAAATGGTCGCGGGCGAGGAACCTCGACATATATAAGGTAGCGGGGCTCATCCGGCAGGAATCGGTCTTCAATCCGTCCGCTCGCTCTTCGGCAAACGCCTATGGACTGATGCAGCTCTTGCTTCCGACGGCACAGCAGACCGCCCGCAAGTTTGGCTCGGCTTCGCCAGTCAGGTCGGCCGCGGACCTCTTCAACCCCGCATTGAACATCGAACTCGGCACCGCCTATATGCGCGAACAGCTCGACAAATACGGCCGCGTTGAATACATGGCCGTCGCCTACAACGCCGGGCCCGGCCGCGTCGTCACCTGGCGCCGCACTTTGCCGATGGAGATGGACGAATTTGTCGAGGCGATCCCCTTCCGCGAAACGCGCGGCTACGTCCAGGGCATCATCCGCAACACCGCCCAATACCGCCGGCTCTACGACGAGAACGGCAATTTCAAATCGAACGTCGGCACCCGCCCCGTCCGCGCCGCCATCGACACCAAACCCGCCGCCGAACTCGCCCGCGAGTTCCCTGAGGTCGTGCTATCGCCGGGCCGGACGGCTGAGTAG
- the menC gene encoding o-succinylbenzoate synthase: MLIKSIELIEINLPLVHFFETSFGRTYERRIILVRVQDADGAEGWGEITCGESPGYSDEWTDSAWVTAEKILAPMVVGQEVASAADVWNLMKWARGHRMAKSGIETACWDLEAKKLGVPLWRHLGGVNQVIECGVSIGIQDSIAQLLEKIRVEVEAGYKRIKIKISPSWDYDVIKAVRAEFGDILLMGDANSAYTLADIDKLKSLDEFDLMMLEQPLPHDDIIDHAKLQREIKTPICLDEPIKSPEDARKAIELGSGKIINLKNGRVGGHTQTKMIEQICREAKMPVWCGGMLESGIGRAHNIAISTLAGYTMPGDVSASKRYWHEDIIEPAVEVSSDGTITAPEGPGIGFEVKRDRIHRVAVRNVLVN; encoded by the coding sequence ATGCTTATTAAGTCGATAGAACTGATAGAGATAAACCTTCCGCTTGTACATTTTTTTGAGACCAGTTTTGGCCGGACGTATGAGCGCCGGATCATTTTGGTTCGAGTCCAAGATGCGGACGGGGCCGAGGGCTGGGGCGAGATAACCTGCGGCGAATCGCCGGGTTATTCTGACGAATGGACCGATTCGGCGTGGGTGACTGCGGAGAAGATACTTGCGCCGATGGTGGTCGGGCAGGAGGTCGCGTCGGCCGCGGACGTTTGGAATCTCATGAAATGGGCACGCGGGCACCGGATGGCGAAGTCGGGCATCGAAACGGCGTGTTGGGACCTTGAGGCAAAGAAGCTCGGCGTCCCGCTCTGGCGGCATTTGGGCGGTGTCAATCAGGTGATCGAATGCGGCGTTTCGATCGGAATTCAGGACTCGATCGCCCAGCTTCTAGAGAAGATCCGTGTCGAGGTCGAGGCGGGTTATAAACGCATCAAGATCAAGATCTCGCCTTCGTGGGACTACGACGTGATCAAGGCCGTGCGGGCGGAGTTTGGCGATATTTTGCTGATGGGCGATGCGAATTCGGCTTATACGCTTGCCGACATCGATAAGCTGAAATCGCTTGACGAATTTGACCTGATGATGCTCGAACAGCCGCTGCCGCACGACGACATCATCGACCACGCAAAGCTGCAGCGAGAGATCAAAACGCCGATCTGCCTCGACGAGCCGATAAAATCGCCCGAGGACGCCCGCAAGGCGATCGAACTCGGCTCCGGCAAGATCATCAACCTAAAAAACGGACGCGTCGGCGGACACACGCAAACAAAGATGATCGAGCAGATCTGCCGCGAAGCCAAGATGCCCGTCTGGTGCGGCGGCATGCTCGAGAGCGGCATCGGCCGGGCCCACAACATCGCCATCTCAACCCTCGCCGGCTACACCATGCCCGGCGACGTCTCCGCCTCAAAACGCTACTGGCACGAAGACATAATCGAACCCGCCGTCGAGGTCAGCTCAGACGGAACCATCACCGCCCCCGAGGGCCCGGGAATCGGGTTTGAGGTGAAGCGAGATCGAATACATCGTGTCGCGGTTCGAAATGTTTTGGTAAACTAG
- the ettA gene encoding energy-dependent translational throttle protein EttA, protein MSNQEPNKIIFSMVKVSKFYDKKPVLKDIYLSFFYGAKIGVLGLNGSGKSSLLRIIAGTDKEFNGEVVFSKGYSVGLLEQEPKLDETKTVKEIVEEGAQETVDLLKEFEEINAKFAEPMDDEAMNALIERQGEVQEKLDAADAWDLDSRLEMAMDALRCPPPETPIKNLSGGEKRRVALCRLLLQKPDILLLDEPTNHLDAESVAWLEQHLQRYEGTIIAVTHDRYFLDNVAGWILELDRGEGIPWKGNYSSWLEQKQNRLAQEQKTEDKRAKTLERELEWIRMSPKGRHAKSKARINDYEKLVASESEKRSEELEIFIPPGERLGDLVIEAHGVSKAYGDKLLFENLEFSLPPGGIVGVIGPNGAGKTTLFRLITDQDQPDAGTFRVGPTVKLGYVDQSRDSLNADKTIFEEIADGLDFVTLGKREVNARGYVSRFNFSGSDQQKRVGQLSGGERNRVHLAKMLKSGANVILLDEPTNDLDVNTMRALEEALENFGGCAVVISHDRWFLDRIATHILAFEGDSHVEYFDGNYSEYEADRKRRLGHDADQPHRIKYRSLTRA, encoded by the coding sequence ATGAGCAATCAAGAACCAAACAAGATCATCTTTTCGATGGTCAAGGTATCAAAGTTTTACGACAAGAAGCCGGTCCTTAAGGACATTTATCTTTCGTTCTTTTACGGAGCGAAGATCGGCGTGCTTGGGTTGAATGGATCGGGTAAATCGTCGCTGCTGCGGATCATCGCGGGCACTGATAAGGAATTTAACGGCGAGGTCGTTTTTTCGAAAGGGTATTCCGTCGGCCTGCTCGAGCAGGAACCGAAGCTTGACGAAACGAAGACGGTCAAAGAGATCGTCGAAGAAGGCGCCCAGGAAACCGTCGATCTGCTCAAAGAATTCGAAGAGATCAATGCAAAGTTTGCCGAGCCGATGGACGACGAAGCTATGAACGCGCTGATCGAACGGCAGGGCGAGGTGCAGGAAAAGCTCGATGCCGCCGACGCCTGGGACCTTGATTCGCGGCTCGAGATGGCGATGGACGCTCTCCGCTGCCCGCCGCCGGAAACGCCGATCAAAAACCTGAGCGGCGGTGAAAAACGCCGAGTCGCTTTGTGCCGGTTGCTGCTTCAAAAGCCCGATATTCTATTGCTCGATGAGCCGACGAACCACCTCGACGCCGAGTCGGTCGCGTGGCTTGAACAGCACCTTCAGCGGTATGAAGGAACGATCATTGCCGTTACGCACGACCGCTATTTCCTCGACAACGTCGCCGGCTGGATTCTCGAGCTCGACCGCGGGGAGGGCATTCCGTGGAAGGGAAATTATTCAAGTTGGCTCGAGCAAAAGCAGAACCGCCTTGCCCAGGAACAAAAGACCGAGGACAAACGCGCCAAGACGCTTGAACGCGAACTTGAGTGGATCCGAATGTCGCCGAAGGGCCGCCATGCGAAATCAAAGGCCCGCATCAACGATTACGAAAAGCTGGTCGCGAGTGAATCTGAGAAACGCAGCGAGGAGCTTGAGATCTTCATTCCGCCCGGCGAACGGCTCGGCGATCTGGTGATCGAAGCTCATGGCGTTTCGAAGGCTTACGGCGACAAGCTGCTTTTTGAGAACCTCGAGTTCTCGCTTCCGCCGGGCGGCATCGTCGGCGTCATCGGCCCGAACGGCGCCGGCAAGACGACGCTTTTTCGGCTGATCACCGACCAGGACCAACCCGACGCCGGCACTTTCAGGGTCGGGCCGACCGTCAAGCTCGGCTACGTCGATCAATCACGCGATTCGCTCAATGCCGACAAGACCATCTTTGAAGAGATCGCCGATGGGCTCGATTTTGTTACGCTCGGCAAACGCGAGGTCAATGCCCGCGGTTACGTTTCGCGGTTCAACTTCTCGGGCTCGGACCAGCAGAAGCGCGTCGGGCAGCTTTCGGGCGGCGAGCGCAATCGTGTGCATCTCGCCAAGATGCTTAAGTCGGGTGCAAATGTTATTCTTTTAGACGAACCGACGAACGACCTCGACGTAAACACGATGCGCGCGCTCGAGGAAGCATTGGAGAACTTTGGCGGCTGCGCCGTCGTAATTAGTCACGACCGCTGGTTCCTTGATCGCATTGCGACTCATATCCTGGCCTTTGAAGGCGATTCTCACGTCGAATATTTCGACGGAAATTACAGCGAATACGAAGCGGACCGAAAACGCCGGCTTGGCCATGATGCCGACCAGCCGCACCGGATCAAATATAGAAGCTTGACCCGGGCTTGA
- a CDS encoding transcriptional regulator, with protein sequence MAKSNLAKVEKNESPPRLSVAKAAETVSNDLDKVIHERMRLGIVSALAANEKLSFGELKTLLDTTDGNLSVHARKLEDAGYVTMKKSFAGRMPLTEYKITPAGRKALTRYLDHMEALIKAMKGR encoded by the coding sequence ATGGCGAAGTCTAATTTGGCAAAGGTAGAAAAGAACGAATCGCCGCCGCGGCTTTCGGTGGCGAAGGCGGCCGAGACCGTCTCGAACGACCTCGACAAGGTGATCCACGAGCGGATGCGGCTCGGCATTGTCAGCGCGCTGGCGGCAAATGAAAAGCTGAGCTTCGGCGAGCTGAAAACGCTGCTCGATACGACCGACGGCAACCTAAGCGTCCACGCTCGCAAGCTTGAGGACGCGGGCTACGTGACGATGAAGAAGTCCTTCGCCGGACGCATGCCGCTGACCGAATACAAGATCACTCCGGCGGGCCGCAAGGCCCTGACCCGCTACCTCGACCACATGGAAGCGCTGATAAAAGCGATGAAGGGCAGATGA
- a CDS encoding DUF4173 domain-containing protein has product MNRRTRTGLEILLIAMLFGVFGNVMLRQTPWGLNAFLFVTVFTAAMAVIMLRNRPELMTARTLGLQAAMLFFGAMFVVRDSIELRIYDTFAIIIIMGVLVLPNFGINQRIAGVFHYAVGFLWSGVISLLGPFFLIGADIDWKEIPGNRLSKGIFSVLRGLAVALPLVLIFGALFMAADAAFEDFANRAVNFDLDTLLSHVMLSSLFAWLAAGYLRGSLMEHFFAAGVAAASPIPTADEKKPAEPTAAAGDSSYVDKFTAEPAEETSLPNNATILEHINISDPPNAEVRTGSGSDRAQEPAPAAKKRDWQNWDNTKFPQVFTLGRIETIIILGLVDLLFASFVVFQLPYLFGGMDLVQTTPDLKLADFARRGFGELVAVAFLVLPLLLASHSLLRRDERRNETLFRVLAGVQIVLLFVIMASAMQRLVLLTGELGYGWTAVRFYPMVFMLWLAVVFVWFGWTVLRGRRNNFAWGALWSAIVILAATNLMNPDDFIARKNIQLMQQGREFDAWYHSYQLSDDAVPVLIESLPVMNAKDACSMKQSLYSRLVEARDESDVRSLNWSRERAFRLLESNSGLLINRPECEVPNAVGVK; this is encoded by the coding sequence ATGAACCGACGAACACGGACCGGGCTTGAGATACTTCTTATAGCGATGCTTTTCGGCGTCTTCGGCAATGTGATGTTGCGGCAGACGCCCTGGGGCTTGAACGCTTTTCTTTTCGTCACGGTCTTTACGGCCGCGATGGCGGTGATAATGCTCCGCAACCGGCCGGAGCTTATGACGGCACGGACGCTCGGGCTTCAGGCGGCGATGCTCTTTTTCGGGGCGATGTTCGTGGTCCGCGATTCGATCGAACTTCGGATCTATGACACCTTTGCCATCATCATAATAATGGGCGTGCTCGTCCTGCCCAATTTCGGCATCAACCAGCGGATCGCGGGTGTATTTCACTACGCCGTCGGGTTTTTGTGGTCGGGTGTGATCTCGCTGCTCGGGCCGTTCTTTTTGATCGGTGCGGATATTGACTGGAAAGAGATTCCCGGCAATCGGCTGAGCAAGGGCATCTTTTCGGTGCTTCGGGGCTTGGCCGTCGCGTTGCCGCTGGTGCTTATTTTCGGTGCGCTATTCATGGCGGCGGACGCGGCGTTTGAGGATTTTGCCAATCGGGCCGTCAATTTCGATCTGGACACATTGCTCTCGCACGTAATGCTATCGTCGCTTTTTGCCTGGCTTGCGGCCGGTTACTTACGCGGTTCGCTAATGGAGCATTTCTTCGCGGCGGGAGTTGCCGCGGCCTCGCCGATCCCGACTGCGGATGAGAAGAAGCCGGCCGAGCCGACAGCGGCCGCGGGCGATTCGAGCTATGTTGACAAGTTCACGGCCGAGCCCGCTGAGGAGACTTCGCTCCCGAACAACGCCACGATTCTTGAGCACATAAACATCAGCGACCCGCCGAATGCAGAGGTCAGAACCGGGAGCGGTAGCGACCGGGCCCAAGAACCCGCACCGGCCGCGAAAAAACGCGACTGGCAAAATTGGGACAACACAAAATTTCCGCAGGTCTTTACGCTCGGCCGCATTGAGACGATCATCATTCTCGGCCTTGTCGATCTGCTTTTTGCGAGCTTTGTCGTCTTTCAGCTTCCGTATCTTTTCGGCGGGATGGACCTTGTGCAGACGACGCCGGACCTCAAGCTGGCCGATTTTGCCCGCCGCGGCTTTGGCGAGCTTGTCGCAGTCGCGTTTCTCGTCCTGCCGCTGCTGCTTGCCTCGCACTCGCTGCTTCGCCGCGATGAACGGCGAAACGAGACGCTCTTTCGCGTGCTCGCCGGGGTTCAGATCGTGCTGCTTTTTGTCATCATGGCCTCGGCGATGCAGCGGCTTGTACTGCTGACCGGCGAACTCGGCTATGGTTGGACGGCCGTCCGGTTTTACCCGATGGTCTTCATGCTCTGGCTCGCGGTGGTCTTCGTCTGGTTCGGCTGGACGGTGCTTCGAGGACGCCGGAATAACTTCGCCTGGGGAGCACTCTGGTCGGCAATAGTGATACTCGCCGCGACCAACCTGATGAACCCGGACGATTTCATCGCCCGCAAAAACATTCAGCTAATGCAGCAGGGGCGGGAATTTGACGCATGGTACCACTCGTACCAGTTGAGCGACGACGCGGTCCCGGTTCTCATCGAGAGCCTGCCAGTGATGAACGCCAAGGACGCGTGCTCGATGAAGCAATCACTATATAGTCGGTTGGTCGAGGCCCGCGACGAGAGCGACGTCCGCTCGCTCAATTGGTCCCGCGAGCGTGCCTTCCGCCTGCTCGAAAGCAACTCCGGACTGCTAATCAACCGCCCGGAGTGCGAGGTGCCGAATGCCGTTGGTGTAAAATAG
- the xerD gene encoding site-specific tyrosine recombinase XerD: MSRDLIREYISFVRVEKGLAKNSLAGYEGDLRKFEAWAGKNRIEPVAATREDLREFLIDLTKQKISESSKRRMVSSLRGFYGFLAIDGHLPKSPAEDLETPRKSFYLPRFLNQAEIEQLLAAPDVASETGLRDRAVLELMYACGLRVSELCTLRLADVDLESGILTTTGKGNKTRRVPIGKSAIEWLRNYLAARREKEPQDTDPNLFIKPKGGPLSRQIVHGFIKRYAEQCGFKGVSPHTLRHSFATHMVQNRADIRSVQQMLGHADISTTQIYTHITDAHLKKAYESFHPRSKK, translated from the coding sequence ATGTCACGAGACCTCATCCGCGAGTATATTTCTTTCGTCCGGGTCGAGAAGGGCCTGGCGAAGAACTCACTGGCGGGTTATGAGGGCGACCTGCGGAAGTTCGAGGCCTGGGCGGGGAAGAACCGGATCGAGCCTGTTGCGGCTACTCGTGAAGACCTTCGCGAGTTTTTGATCGACCTGACCAAGCAGAAGATCTCTGAGAGTTCAAAGCGGCGTATGGTCAGTTCGCTCCGCGGTTTTTACGGCTTTCTGGCGATCGACGGCCACTTGCCCAAGAGCCCGGCCGAGGATCTTGAGACTCCGCGAAAGAGCTTTTATCTTCCGCGGTTTTTGAACCAAGCTGAGATCGAGCAACTACTTGCCGCACCCGATGTCGCAAGCGAAACAGGCCTCCGCGACCGGGCCGTGCTCGAGTTGATGTATGCCTGCGGGCTGCGGGTTTCCGAACTCTGTACGCTGCGGCTCGCCGATGTCGATCTCGAATCGGGAATCTTGACGACCACCGGAAAGGGCAACAAGACCCGCCGCGTCCCCATCGGGAAAAGTGCGATCGAATGGCTGCGGAATTATCTCGCCGCCCGCCGCGAGAAGGAACCGCAAGACACCGACCCGAACCTCTTCATCAAGCCAAAGGGCGGCCCGCTCTCGCGGCAGATAGTGCACGGCTTCATCAAGCGATATGCCGAGCAGTGCGGCTTCAAGGGCGTTTCGCCGCACACGCTCCGGCATTCATTTGCAACGCACATGGTCCAAAACCGAGCCGATATCCGCAGCGTCCAGCAGATGCTCGGCCACGCCGATATCTCGACCACACAGATCTATACCCACATCACCGACGCCCATCTAAAAAAAGCATACGAAAGCTTTCACCCGAGGTCGAAGAAGTAA
- a CDS encoding xanthine dehydrogenase family protein subunit M, which translates to MRPFAFKRAAAPADAAKLVAANKDARFIAGGTNLIDLMKEGIDRPNELVDISRLSLSVVRSLAGGGVSVGALARNTDTANHPLVKKDFPMLSQAILSGASPQIRNMATNGGNLMQRTRCAYFYDLGTPCNKRQPGSGCGAKDGLSRYSAIFGWSESCVAVHPSDMCVALAALDAVVNVQSPDGSERKIKFTDFHRLPLNSPEKDNALNHGDLITSIDIPKNNFAANSYYLKIRDRSSYAFALVSVAAGLEIDKGVIKQARIALGGVAHKPWRASEAERFLVGKKAEPGVFQQAAELTLRGAKPLSENKYKIKLAERAIARALRRAANV; encoded by the coding sequence ATGAGGCCATTTGCTTTTAAGCGTGCGGCCGCACCTGCCGATGCCGCTAAGCTCGTCGCCGCCAATAAGGACGCACGGTTCATCGCCGGCGGGACAAATCTCATCGACCTGATGAAAGAGGGCATCGACCGCCCGAACGAGCTGGTCGATATCTCGCGGCTTTCGCTTTCGGTGGTTCGCTCGCTCGCGGGAGGCGGAGTTTCGGTCGGCGCACTCGCTCGGAACACTGACACGGCAAATCATCCGCTTGTAAAGAAAGACTTCCCGATGCTCTCGCAGGCGATCCTTTCCGGTGCCTCGCCGCAGATACGCAATATGGCGACCAACGGCGGCAACCTGATGCAGCGGACGCGATGTGCATATTTTTACGACCTCGGGACGCCCTGCAACAAACGCCAGCCGGGCTCGGGCTGCGGTGCGAAGGACGGGCTCAGCCGCTACTCCGCCATCTTCGGCTGGAGCGAGTCGTGCGTGGCCGTGCATCCTTCGGATATGTGCGTCGCACTCGCCGCACTCGATGCGGTTGTCAATGTTCAGTCGCCCGATGGCAGCGAGCGGAAGATCAAGTTCACCGACTTTCACCGGCTGCCGCTCAATTCGCCGGAGAAGGACAACGCTTTGAACCACGGCGATCTGATCACCTCGATCGACATCCCGAAAAACAACTTTGCCGCCAATAGCTATTACCTCAAGATCCGCGACCGCTCGAGCTATGCCTTCGCGCTTGTTTCGGTTGCGGCCGGGCTTGAGATCGACAAGGGCGTCATTAAGCAGGCTCGCATCGCACTCGGCGGCGTCGCTCATAAGCCATGGCGAGCCTCAGAGGCCGAACGTTTTCTTGTTGGCAAGAAGGCCGAGCCCGGAGTATTCCAGCAAGCCGCCGAACTCACACTCCGCGGAGCAAAGCCGCTCTCTGAGAATAAATACAAGATCAAGCTCGCCGAGCGTGCGATCGCCCGGGCATTGAGGAGGGCAGCGAACGTATGA
- the tuf gene encoding elongation factor Tu — MSKEKFDRSKPHVNIGTIGHVDHGKTTLTAAITKVMSKHNPKMIVRAFDSIDNAPEEKARGITIATAHVEYETANRHYAHVDCPGHADYVKNMITGAAQMDGAILVVAATDGPMPQTREHILLGRQVGVPSMVVFMNKVDMVDDEELLELVEMEVRELLSSYEFPGDDIPVIRGSALKALEGDPAWEPKIDELMQAVDDYIPTPARETDKPFLMPVEDIFTIQGRGTVATGRIERGVINVNEPVEIVGIKDTRNSVVTGVEMFKKLLDSGMAGDNVGLLLRGVERKEIERGQVIAKPGSITPHTKFKAEAYVLTKEEGGRHTPFFTGYRPQFYFRTTDVTGVANLPTGVEMVMPGDNIQMEIELIAPIAMEKGLRFAIREGGRTVGAGTVSEIVE, encoded by the coding sequence ATGAGCAAAGAGAAATTCGACCGGAGCAAGCCGCACGTGAACATTGGGACCATTGGGCACGTGGACCACGGCAAGACGACATTGACGGCAGCGATCACGAAGGTGATGTCGAAGCACAATCCGAAGATGATCGTGCGGGCATTTGATTCGATCGACAACGCGCCAGAAGAGAAGGCACGTGGTATCACGATCGCGACGGCCCACGTTGAATATGAGACGGCGAACCGCCACTACGCCCACGTTGACTGCCCGGGCCACGCTGACTATGTCAAGAACATGATCACGGGAGCGGCGCAGATGGACGGAGCCATTCTTGTGGTGGCAGCGACGGACGGTCCGATGCCGCAGACGCGCGAGCACATCCTGCTCGGAAGGCAAGTTGGCGTGCCGTCGATGGTCGTGTTCATGAACAAAGTGGACATGGTCGATGACGAGGAACTGCTGGAGCTGGTCGAGATGGAAGTGCGTGAGCTTCTCTCGAGCTACGAGTTCCCGGGCGACGACATCCCGGTCATCCGTGGATCGGCCCTCAAGGCACTCGAAGGCGACCCGGCATGGGAGCCGAAGATCGACGAACTGATGCAGGCGGTGGATGACTACATCCCGACACCTGCCCGCGAGACGGACAAGCCGTTCCTGATGCCGGTCGAAGACATCTTCACCATTCAGGGACGCGGCACGGTCGCAACGGGAAGGATCGAACGCGGCGTCATCAACGTCAACGAACCGGTCGAGATCGTCGGTATCAAAGATACCCGCAACTCGGTCGTGACCGGCGTCGAGATGTTCAAGAAGCTTCTCGATTCGGGAATGGCAGGCGACAACGTCGGGCTGCTGCTCCGCGGTGTTGAGCGTAAAGAGATCGAACGCGGACAGGTCATCGCCAAACCGGGCTCGATCACGCCGCACACCAAGTTCAAGGCCGAAGCGTACGTTCTTACAAAAGAAGAAGGCGGCCGCCACACGCCGTTCTTTACCGGCTACCGTCCGCAGTTCTACTTCCGCACAACCGATGTGACGGGAGTCGCGAACCTGCCGACGGGCGTCGAAATGGTGATGCCGGGCGATAACATCCAGATGGAGATCGAACTGATCGCCCCGATCGCGATGGAAAAAGGACTCCGCTTCGCTATCCGCGAAGGCGGCCGCACAGTAGGTGCCGGAACCGTCTCGGAGATCGTTGAATAA
- the rpmG gene encoding 50S ribosomal protein L33 produces MPRDNIILQCTDCKERNYVTTKNKKNTPGRLEFKKFCRRCRCHTLHRENK; encoded by the coding sequence ATGCCGAGAGATAACATTATTTTGCAGTGCACGGATTGTAAGGAGCGCAACTACGTGACGACCAAGAACAAAAAGAACACGCCGGGTCGGCTGGAGTTCAAAAAGTTCTGTCGCCGTTGTCGCTGCCACACGCTGCACAGAGAAAACAAGTAA